The bacterium DNA window CACCTCCATCAGGTAGGCCCCGACGGCCCCGTCCGGAATCTGCTGCCCTTCGGCCGGCGGAAGCTGCCCGAAGAACTGTTCCATCGGTGCCGGGCCCGAGTGGAAATGCACCGGCATCTCGAGCTCTTCGCAGACCGCCCAGAACGGGTCGTAGATCGGGAAGTGGTAGGCGGGAAAGGGATCGACCATCGGCGGGAGCAATACGCCCTGGAGGCCGTTCTTCTTCGCCTCCCGGGTCTTCGCGATGGCGAGATCGATGTCCCAGTAGACGGGGATGCAGGCGAGTCCGATCCGGCGCTCGGGCGCGGTCTGGCAGAACTCGCTCAGGAACCGGTTGTGCGCATCGCAGCCGGCCCACATGAGTTCGCCGTTCGATCCGTCGGGGCGCATCGTGAAGCCCGCACCGAAGGGCGGCGCGTTCATCTCCGTGACGCCGTCCGGGAAGAGCACCTCGGCGACGATGCCGTCGTTGTCGAGCATCTTGTCGCGGGCCTCGGGATCCCAGGCGCCCTGGAGCTCTTCCTCGTTGCCGCGACGCCAGTCCTCGTTGATCTCGGTGATCAGGAAGTAGTCGCTCATGCGCTGGGTCGCCTCGATCTGGACGGGCAGCGCTGCGTCGAAGGCCTCGCGGTACTTGGGATCGACGTAGGGCCGATAGTCGGCTGCGTGCAGTCCGGCGTGGCCGTCGGACGAAACGACGAGGTAGCGGTCCATCAGGATCTCCTTGCTCCGGCGCTGGGCTCTCTCCGGCCGGTCGTCTGGCGGGGATCGGCATTCTCGAGACTCGGGCCTTGCGGTCGACCCGCCCCACGGCCCGGGCCGCGAATCGGCGCGACCGTCGAGCGGCTCGGCCATCTCGATGCTCCGGCCCGGAACGGGCGGACGCGAGGACCGAAATCCCCATGGGGCCTGCGGTCGAGCGCCGATCGCCCATCACGTATCGCCGAGTCGAAAGTACCGCTGGCAGCGAGGCGCCAACTGGCACTTGTATGCCAATTCAGCGCAGAGAAGTCAAGCCTCCTCGCGCGGCCGCGGCCGGCGTCGGTACGGGAGATCCGGCTCCGCGGACGCGTGACCGTGCGCCCGAATGCGCCGTGGAACGGCTCGCTAACGCAGCCGCTTCTTCTGCCCCGCGCGCGCGCCCTCCCCGTTCATGAACCAGCCGAAGAAGCGCGAGGGCATGATCACGGAGAGCCGGCCGCCGACCAGCCGGATCAGATCCATGGACTTCAGCGCATAGATGTTGATGAAGAACCAGGTGTCGGGCACCAGGATGAGCTTCCCGCGGTCGAGCTGCCGGAGGGCCTGCGAAACGATCGCCGCCGGATCCATCGACGCGCCGAGCAGCTTGATGAACCGACGGCGAGCCGCCGTGATCTTGGCGTCGTAGCTCTCCGAGCCCTGGATCCCGCTCACGTGGACGGAAGCGACCCGAACGTCCGATTCGCGATACTCGAGCCACAGGCTCTCGCAGAAGATCCGCAGACCCGCCTTGGTCGCCTGGAAGACCGCGTCGAACTCCAGCGGCGAGAAGCAGTTCACCTCGTTCAGCATCACGATCGCGCCACGCCGTCGCTCGACCATCGGGGCCCCGTAGAAGTGCGTGAGCTTCACCGGCATCCCGAGGTTCATGTCGACCATGGCGCTCTTGTCCGGCAACGACATGAGGTCGAAGTGCCCGACGCGATGGAGATTCGCGTTGAGGACCAGGAACCCGACCTCGAGGTCGGCCGTCGCGTCGCGCAGCCGGTCGATCCCCGTCTCTTCCCCCAGATCGACCGCGATCGTCCGCGTCTCGACACCGGACGTCTCGCTGATCTCGGCCGCGAGGGCGTCGAGGCGCTCCTTCCCTCGAGCGACCAACGCGACGTTCATGCCCTTCTCGCCGAGCTGCCGAGCGAACTGCTCGCCGACCGTTGCGGTCGCACCCACGACGAGCGCCCAGGGGCCGTAGAGATCGCGGTAGCTCACGATCGCGACACGCCCGGCCGGCTCTCGTCGAGCTCCGTCCCCGCCTGCGGCCGATCCCCGAGCGCGATCCGCCGACGCTTCAAGATCCACATTCCTGCCTGCACGTGCTGGCTCCGTAGCCCCCGGTCGTCGGGAAACGGCCCGATGTTATGAGACCCGCGGGCGAGAGGAAGGTCGACCACCCTACCCGAGCTCGACGGGAGTCCAGAGCCGGGCCCCGTCGATCGGCCTCAAAGCGACTCCGCCGCGGTCACGAATTCCTCGCCGAGGTCGGCGACGAGGCCGTAGAGATCCTCCTCGGTCGTCAGCACGACGCCGTCCCTCATGGGCGGCAGGACGACCTGATCGATCCCGGCATCCCGGTAACGGGCGAGATCGTCCGGATCGAGCGCGAAGTTCACGGCCATCAGGATCGACCGGAAGCCCTCCATGTCGAGCCCCGCCTCCGCGCGCAGGGCGCGCAGCTGCCGCAGATGCTCGGCCGCCTCTTCCGGCGTGAGGTTGATCGCCACCCAACCGTCTCCCAACCGGGCCGCCCGTCGAATCGCCGGCTTCGAGACGCCACCGACCAGAATCGGCGGATGGGGCTTCTGTACGGGGTGCGGTTCCTGAACACAGGGCGGGAGTTCGTAGTAGCGGCCGGAGAACGTTGCGACGCGATCCGTCCAGAGCCGCCGCAGGATCTCGATGTACTCGTCGCAGCGCGCGCCGCGCTCCTCGAACCGGGCGTCGACCGCCTCCATCTCCTCACGCAGCCAGCCGACGCCGATCCCGAGGTCGAGCCGCCCCCCCGAGAGCACGTCCAGGGTCGAAGCCTCCTTCGCCGCGTAGACGGGATTCCGCTGGGGGAGAAGGAAGACGCCGGTGCCGAGTCGGATCTTCGTCGTCTTCGCCGCGACGAAGGTGAGCAGATTGAGCGGCTCCATCATCCCGGTCTCCGTGGACATCGGAGGCCGCCCGGTCGTCGCGTAGGGATAGGTCGGCGCGTACTCCTCGAAGAAGACGACGTGCTCCGGCGCCCAGAGCGCAGCGAACCCGGCCGCCTCCGCCGTCTGCACGGTTCGCTCCACGAGCTGGGGCGCCCCGCCCGTGCACATCAATCCGATCTCCATCGCCGACTCCCTCGATGACCTCACTGTGGAGACTCGCAGAACCGCCGCCGCGGCGACAGCCGATCGGGGAGCGGATCGCCCGGCGGCGGGAGGGGGCGCTTCCGACGGACCGCGCCGCTCCCTATATTCGTCGGCGTCCGCGGCGACGCGAAGGAGGGCAGGCACGTATGGGACGCAACGACCGCACCCCCCCGACGCCCGAGGAGTACGCGCGCTATCCGGAGCGTTTCTCGAACCGCGGGCGATGGGGCGACGACGACGAGCTCGGCACGCTCAATCACATCGACGCCGACGCGCGCCGTCACGCGGCGACGCTGGTGGTCTCGGGCGAGACCGTCTCCCTCGCGCGCCCGATCGACACCCAGCCCGGCCCCGGCAACCCCTTCCCCGCCCATCACGTCGCGAGCGTCGGGACCTCGACCGGCCTCGCGGACTACATCGGCCTCTTCTTCCACGGGTTCGCGCACACGCACATCGATGCGCTCTCCCATATTCCGGACGCCGAGGGGCACTTCTACAACGGCCCGCCGGTCGGCGTGCAGCTCCCCGGCATGGCGATGCCTCAGGGCGCGACCCTCGGCATCCAGCGGATGGCCGACGGAATCGTTTCGCGCGGCGTGCTCTACGACATCCCTCGCCTTCGCGGAACCGGCTTCGTGGAGGCGAACGAACCGGTGCAGGCCTGGGAGCTCGACGACGCCGCGCGCGCCCAGGGCATCACCCCTCGCGCCGGGGACGTCGTGTGCATCCGGTCCGGTCGCGACGAATGGGCCGCAGCGCACCCCGATGCGGACGGCTGGAGCGTTCCGGCCGGCGTGCACGCTTCCGTGTGCGAGTTCCTGTACGAGACCGACGCCGCCCTTCTGTGTTGGGACATGCTCGACGCACCGACGGCGGACCAGGGCCTGCCGAATCCGATCGACATCGACACCCCCGTCCACCTCCACTGCGTCACGATTCCCCACATGGGCATGCCCCTCCTCGACAACGCGGACTTCCGCCGCCTCGCGGACGCCTGCGAGCGCCACCAGCGCTGGGAGTTCCTGTTCAGCGCGGCGCCCCTCGTGATCGACGGCGGCACGGGATCCCCGATCAACCCGATCGCCTGCTTCTAGCTCCTCGCCCGTCGCACCTCGGCGCGCTCGACCGGGATCCCGCGCCCGGCGCGGACGATCGGAAAATTCTGCGTCCGCCCCTCGTGAATGGGGTGTTCCTTCTATTCAACGCAACCCGCACGCAACCGACACGCAACTCGAGACCGCGAACGCGCCGGGATGAGCCCGCGCCGGCGGTGCTACGAGGTTCGCATGCGGTTCCCGGCTTCCTCCTGGGCTGGCCTGATTCTCTCGACCCTGGCGGCCTCCGTGGCCGGCGCGACCGGCGCCTCGATCGAATTCTTCGAAGCGACCCCGGTCGCGCTCTCGGGTAGCGGGCGCCAGGTCCTGCTCGCGGGGGTCTACACCGATCCGACGGCGACGCCGTCCCTGTTCCGCAACCAGGTTGCGGGACTCTGGGATCTCGACGAACGCTCCTATGAACGCATCGATGCGGGGGAG harbors:
- a CDS encoding SDR family NAD(P)-dependent oxidoreductase; its protein translation is MSYRDLYGPWALVVGATATVGEQFARQLGEKGMNVALVARGKERLDALAAEISETSGVETRTIAVDLGEETGIDRLRDATADLEVGFLVLNANLHRVGHFDLMSLPDKSAMVDMNLGMPVKLTHFYGAPMVERRRGAIVMLNEVNCFSPLEFDAVFQATKAGLRIFCESLWLEYRESDVRVASVHVSGIQGSESYDAKITAARRRFIKLLGASMDPAAIVSQALRQLDRGKLILVPDTWFFINIYALKSMDLIRLVGGRLSVIMPSRFFGWFMNGEGARAGQKKRLR
- a CDS encoding LLM class F420-dependent oxidoreductase is translated as MEIGLMCTGGAPQLVERTVQTAEAAGFAALWAPEHVVFFEEYAPTYPYATTGRPPMSTETGMMEPLNLLTFVAAKTTKIRLGTGVFLLPQRNPVYAAKEASTLDVLSGGRLDLGIGVGWLREEMEAVDARFEERGARCDEYIEILRRLWTDRVATFSGRYYELPPCVQEPHPVQKPHPPILVGGVSKPAIRRAARLGDGWVAINLTPEEAAEHLRQLRALRAEAGLDMEGFRSILMAVNFALDPDDLARYRDAGIDQVVLPPMRDGVVLTTEEDLYGLVADLGEEFVTAAESL
- a CDS encoding amidohydrolase, producing MDRYLVVSSDGHAGLHAADYRPYVDPKYREAFDAALPVQIEATQRMSDYFLITEINEDWRRGNEEELQGAWDPEARDKMLDNDGIVAEVLFPDGVTEMNAPPFGAGFTMRPDGSNGELMWAGCDAHNRFLSEFCQTAPERRIGLACIPVYWDIDLAIAKTREAKKNGLQGVLLPPMVDPFPAYHFPIYDPFWAVCEELEMPVHFHSGPAPMEQFFGQLPPAEGQQIPDGAVGAYLMEVHFWMTRPLSWMLWGGVFTRFPRLKVAITEGTSAWVPDYLDRLEFHYRESRESQKLGDFRGHLAESPVETFKKNIMIGASCMSRREAEMRHAIGVRNMMWGSDYPHPEGSWPVTREHQLEALHGIPEEELSDMLGMNAVRFYGLDEEKLAPLAARIGPDKNIFKEPVK
- a CDS encoding cyclase family protein, producing MGRNDRTPPTPEEYARYPERFSNRGRWGDDDELGTLNHIDADARRHAATLVVSGETVSLARPIDTQPGPGNPFPAHHVASVGTSTGLADYIGLFFHGFAHTHIDALSHIPDAEGHFYNGPPVGVQLPGMAMPQGATLGIQRMADGIVSRGVLYDIPRLRGTGFVEANEPVQAWELDDAARAQGITPRAGDVVCIRSGRDEWAAAHPDADGWSVPAGVHASVCEFLYETDAALLCWDMLDAPTADQGLPNPIDIDTPVHLHCVTIPHMGMPLLDNADFRRLADACERHQRWEFLFSAAPLVIDGGTGSPINPIACF